Genomic segment of Panicum virgatum strain AP13 chromosome 9N, P.virgatum_v5, whole genome shotgun sequence:
ACTTCTGTTTGCCATTGTTTGACTACAAATGGCAGAGGCTTCTGCTAAACATGTCTTGTACAAACTTTAAGCTGCACCATTTAATTCCAGCAGCACAACTCCCTGTATTTCTTCCCTGCTGATTGAATGGCTCAGATTTGGAGTTGTCATCCTTCTATTCTAACTTCCACAAGTGAAACACACTCAAGCATATTATTTGTGACTTACTAACATGTTATCTGGAGTGAATTGGTAGTTTTTGCTTCCTCTAATGTATATTATACTTTCTCTCAGGAGGATATTGATGCTTTTCTACATGTGCCAGTGTGGATTTTATGTCTACAGCATTGGTGCTCTTGTTGCTTGGGAAACCCGCAGAAAAGATTTTGCTGTAATGATGTCTCATCATGTAATAACATCTGCTCTAATCGGAGTTTCGTATCTGACCGGGTAAATCTTTTTTCAATCACCTAATGATGTATTTTCACTTCACAACACCTTCATTCTCTTACATTCTGGTGTTAGATATTTAGGGTCTACTGGTAATATTGTGAGTTTTATGAGGCAACAGTGTGATTGATTAGTCCATATTTCCACAGGAATTCAAGGATGTACAGGGCTtagatactccctctgttccaaattataggttattttggcttttctaaatTAATTTTTGCTACGCTCATAGATACACActgaagggcgggcctggtgcagtggtagagcctaccgtctgtaaccggaaggtcccaggttcgagccccagcctttgcacatttgtgtgggtaaggctttgggcttaaaaacaacccttccccagaccccgcacagtgcgggaagcctacggcactgggtacgccctttttttcATAGATACACACTATGTCTAAATACATTGCAGAAACTGTGTATCTAGAAAGCCAAAATGACGTACAacttggaacggagggagtagtatttTTTTGAGTAGTCGCTTTTTCTAGATAGAGTGAGAACGGAGTGGTAGTTTGGTTCTTGGAATGTATTGATAAACATTTGGATCTAAGGTTATACATGAATAGAAAAGCAAAACCCTCAATGACTATGGGATATAAAAGGTATGTAACTATGTATTGGCATCGGTTGATCCTGATATTTCAGTTCCGGTCCTTGATTTGACCACCCGCATAACTATGTCTGCTCTTGCACATTAATTGTTATGAAAATTTATGTCTCTGCTAGGCACATGGTATTACCAGTTTTCCTTCCACCTCATTTTCTTTTGATGTGGTTCCATTTAGGCATAGGGTATTGCCATGTTAAGATAGCTAAAGTTGTGGTCTCTTGCAGGTTTTTCCGAATCGGGACCATCATTCTCGCCCTGCATGATACAAGTGATGTGTTTCTTGAGACTGCCAAATTGTGCAAGTACACAGAAAAGGAGCTGGGTGCTAGCTTGTTTTTTGGTCTCTTTGCTATCTCGTGGCTCCTATTGCGTCTGATTTACTTTCCATTTTGGATAATCAAAACCTCTAGGTTTGTTTGCTACTTCTCTTTATGATAACTTTTTGTTTTTTGCTTCCTTGTAGTTTTATACTTACTATTGTTGACTTTGCAATGCCAGCTATCATTCCATCACATTCTTGAGGAAGCTGGATGAATTCCCTACAACTCTGTACTATATCTTGAACACGATGCTTCTCACATTGCTTGTGTTCCATGTGTACTGGGGGAAACTCATATGTTTGATGATAATGAGACAATTGAATAATAAAGGACAAGTTACAGATGATGTTCGATCTGGTAAATAATTTTTCTTTAGAATTACTCAATTGATTGGTTTGCATCTAGCCATGAATCATGGATATTATTTTGGCACATTACTTGCAACAAGAGAGccttgcatttattttattattattgtttaggtaaaagaaaaaagaaatagaggATGCCATCATAGCATGCGTGTAACGACAAGTCCTGCATTTCTATTTCAGATTGCCTTCTCGCAAATGGATTGGCACATATTTTAGGAGCCCTCCTGTCATAGTATTGCATGCATATGTGAACTTTCATTGGAACAGAGACTCTAGTGGAAAAGGCATTAGCATTAGTTCTAATGATTAActtattttattttgttataATGCAGATTCCGAGGACGACGAGTAATAGGGAGAATCATTCTTTGACGTCTGCAATGTGTCATTTCTTCGCTGATACTTTTCTATGCCTGCTTCCACAATAGATTGTTTTGGTCTTGGCAAGTTCGGGGCACGGATAGGAAAGTTGATATCTGTATATTGCCTTATGATATCAAACGTGGCTAGACCGAGAATGGAGCAGGTCGTATACATGACGGGTATAGCTAGCAGCTTACTTGAAGGTTCCTTCACAAATTTTTGGTTCACCTTTTTTGATATGGGAAAAGACATGAGAGGGCGTGTTCCGTAGCTTTTTTTCTCGAAGCTTACAGAACCCCTCTGTACCATGTTCAGTATACTTCACCTGTGAGTAGATTTAGTTCTAATTCATGGTAATAAATTGATTCTTTTGATCGGGAGTAAATCTCACATGTATCTTAATAATCTGGTGTGATGTGCATTGAACTTTATGCAGCTGTACAAATTTTTTGTACAGCGTAATCCGAGTTCTAGTTGGACGAAGTTCCCATCTAAGAATATGCATTATCCCTCTTCTATGCAATAGGATAGAAATATGGTTTAGATCCATCTGGTTATTAGATTTTTCCCAATTAGACTTCAGTTtaatacaaaaatgaaaaatgtGGATGCGAACATGTAACTTTTCCGTATCAAACACAATCTGAACTCTTCAAATTCAATGGAGAAATATTCATATTAGTGGATATCATCAATTTTACATTATCGGACTACAATTGCATTTATTTGTGAAGCATATACTGGGTGCGTAACTTTTACTATACATAAGGAGGCATTGAAAGTTCGCTGATCAAATCAGCGTAGAAAACTTCAACTGCATTGACTAAATATACCATGTCGAAGGGAGTGGGCAGTGGTCTGTTTTTCAACGACTTCTGTGTCAGTTCAATGGGAATAATAATTGAGAAGATCGTTTTGTacagttagtttttttttcctactTGTACCGTTCGTCTTATCGGTCATCTTCTCACGTCCCGATCTTCAACACGCGCGGCCTAAGGGGCGGTTTTTCTTAACACATTATCGCACCAGAATTGGTCTGCCAGTGCCAGTCATGACATTTTGGATATGCTTTCAGTCAAACTTTAAAATCATAATTCATGAGTACATATATCTTGAAATGACTTGACTCCAACGGGGTTAGCGAGGGAGCTCCAGCAGTGTCCAACTGATTCACAAAGGTCTTGCTTTTCTTTTCCATAAAAGCAGAAAAATTTCAGCATGTGTAATTTCTTCACCCGGTAAAATGTAGGAACTAGGTCCAGTCCTTTCTCTGACCTGTCTCAGTTCGTCATACCAACCACAGGTGCTCGGGTAGAGGAAGCAGAATTAGGCAATCATCACTACTCCAGCAGAAAGACGTTCAAGTCCTTTTGCTCACAGTGAACTCACCAGGGCCACAAACAATAACACCATGAATGGCTTAATAAAAACGAAAATGATGTGCCAGTAAGATAAAGTACTCTACAAATGGAGTAAGAGATGACAGGATAAAAACCTGAATGAGAAACCCAAAATTGTACTGGCTTAAACAAGAATATGCAAGGGTCAGCAAGGTTGTATTTGACTGTGACAACAGTGTGTATGGAATTCACATTTACTCATTCCCGCACACTCAAACAAAATAGCGGCTAACACATTAGGGTTATTAGTAACCAGGAGACATTGGAGAACTCCAAATAATAGCACTTTAGTTTACAAGGGGGCAGTAGAGCTAACTAGACACCTTTGCACCTAGGAAAATACACAAGTTGATGCTTGAGCACTTGAGATCAAAGTTTGAATGATCAAGCATCAGTTTCCAACTTCTTAGAATTGAAGCACATGCACTTATCGATGAGGGCCTCAGATTCATTACCATATTCTTTGAACCTGTACTCTTCCAACTTGAACGCTGATGGAACCTTCCCTTCACTGTAGCACCGGTTACACAGGCTGAACGAGTGTTTTGTTTCCTTGAACCGTGATCCAATGATAGGGTACCGGCAGATGGAGCATGTGTGGCGGCCGTGACGTATGTGATCACTCTCTTCAAGCTTCACCAGAGTGCTGAGGATCCCAAATCCCCAATCTGGGTCATTGAACATCTCTAGGAACTCTGTGTATGATACCATTGTAGGGTCAGACTCCCCATGCATTTcaagcatgtcactagcaccaTGGGTGGGTATATAAACAGCTCGAAGAAGCTTAATATAAGTAAGCGCATCGCTCCTCCTAATCTGTCCATTGCCGCCTTCGCTAGCAGGACGCCAAAGAAGTGCATCAAAGACGACACGTTTGCGCCTTTCCACTGGGCCAGAACAGATTGGAGCAATGATGGCGAAGAACATTCCAAGATCAACCCGACCAGAGCCAGGGGCATCAAGGACTGAGAGAATTCTTTCGTTGATTGCCTTGATAGCTCCTTGAAAGGTATCTGGCTTGAGAAATGAGAGGAGCCTGCGAAGAATAACCTCAAGAGCTGCTTTCCGTATTGACTTCTCAGGGATGCCAGTGCCTGAGTAAGATACAGGGACATCAGTCTCATTCATCTCTTTCCTAACAAGCTCCACATCACAGTGACCTAGCTTTGTCATCCTCTCAAAGGCCCTTATATCTAAGGCATTAGCCAAATCCTGTCGCAAGGTAGTCTTCCTGCCAACCCTTTTGAACTTGGATGCCTCCACAACAACATAGGCCTGCTCACCTTGACCATCATCTTTTCCTTTGGACGCCTTTGGCTTCTTCTTTTGCAGTGTCTTCAGATGAGAGATGGCATCATACACTTCAACCCTTTGTGTCATCTTAAATGCCTCCTTAAGTGCCTTCTTAGCCTCTTCAGACTCCCCTTGCCCAAGCAAAGCCACTGCCTTGTTTAGCTGTGCCCTCCAATGGTTTGGTCGGATGCTCAGCACACGAGTATACATCTCTGCAGCCCTCACAAAACGACCTGCATCCATGTTCAATCCACCAAGATTGTATAGGGCATCAACATGCCCGGGTTTgagatcgattgccttctggaACTCCTGAATAGCACGGTCATCATCCCCTACTGCATGCAGGGCTGACGCAAGGTCACAGTGCGCATCAGCATAGTCTGGCTTCAAGAAGATGGCCTCTTCCAGCGCCTTCTCCGCTGCACGGTACTCTCCAACACCAAAGAGAGCACTCCCTAGGAGCTTGAGCGCCCGGGCATGGGATGGACACAGTATAGCTGCTTCTCTGTAGTGCTCACAGGCCCCAAGTACCATCCCCTCGGCCTCCATGGCTATGCCTAGGTTGACATGGATCTGTGGGAGGATGTCCGCGGACTGGGAGCCTCCTGCCTCTGCGGCCTCAAGGGCAAGGAGGTACTCCTCCTTAGCCTCTGCGTGGCGGCCGAGGGCGTACAGGCAGTTCCCCGCGCGGAAGTGGGGGCGGACGTCAGTGGGCTGCAGCTCGCAGGCGCGGCGGAAGCTGGCTAGGGCGTCTCGGAAGAGGCGGTGCTCAGAAAGCGCCCGGCCGATGACCATGTGGTTGTCGAAGGCCTCCTCTCGCGAGCGAGAGGCGTCCGCGCGCGTGCGGAGCACGGCGAGTTCCTTGACGAAGGTGAGGTAGTCGCGGCTCGTCTCGTCCCACGGCGCGGCGCTGGATGCCGAATCCGCCGCGCCGGAGATCTCCCTGGACCACCCGGCGTCGGAGAAGGAGTCGAAGTTGCTgttgccagcgccgccgccaacgctccCGTCAATGGAGCCCTTCCGCTGCTGCTTCGAGCGGAGGCGCTTGACGAGTATCTCCAGGTCGTCGAGGAGCCCCCACGAGGAGTCGAAGGCGATGCCGTGGTTCGGCGAGGTCGCCCACGctggcgccgcggccgcggcgcgcgagcTGAACGACGGCGGggcacccccaccggcgccgagCGGCTTGACGTGGTCGTCGAGCAGCGACGCGGCGACGGCCGCGCCGGGGGGCGGGGAGGAGGGTGTGGCGGCGTCCCCCGGGGCGATCTCCGGGGAGGATGCGTCGGAGTCCAGCGCGGGCAGGGAGAGCGCGAGGAAGTCGCGGTCGACGTCGCCCGCGCCGTCGTCGTATGTGCGGAGCAGCCCCGGCAGGGAGAGGCCCTTCCCGTCGGGGAGGATGAACTCGGCGTAGGTGCGGAAGACCTCGTCGAGGATGGCGGAGATCTGGTCCTCGCTGAACTTGACCCGCGGGttgacggcgacgacgagctgGGCCATCTCGTCCCGGTCCAGCCCGCCGTCCCCGTTGGCGTCGAAGCGCTCGAAGATCCTCCTCACCTTCTCCACCCGCGACCCGCGGccggccgacgccgccgacgcggACAGCGCCATTACGGCCCCGCTGCTGCTCACGGGAAACACCAGCCGGATTGCGGCGGGAATTCGGGCACGCGGGGGCGGGCGCTCCCACGGCACGGGTGGGGGATTTGATGCGGGGGGAGTTCAGGAATGCCGGGTGG
This window contains:
- the LOC120688349 gene encoding uncharacterized TPR repeat-containing protein At1g05150-like — protein: MALSASAASAGRGSRVEKVRRIFERFDANGDGGLDRDEMAQLVVAVNPRVKFSEDQISAILDEVFRTYAEFILPDGKGLSLPGLLRTYDDGAGDVDRDFLALSLPALDSDASSPEIAPGDAATPSSPPPGAAVAASLLDDHVKPLGAGGGAPPSFSSRAAAAAPAWATSPNHGIAFDSSWGLLDDLEILVKRLRSKQQRKGSIDGSVGGGAGNSNFDSFSDAGWSREISGAADSASSAAPWDETSRDYLTFVKELAVLRTRADASRSREEAFDNHMVIGRALSEHRLFRDALASFRRACELQPTDVRPHFRAGNCLYALGRHAEAKEEYLLALEAAEAGGSQSADILPQIHVNLGIAMEAEGMVLGACEHYREAAILCPSHARALKLLGSALFGVGEYRAAEKALEEAIFLKPDYADAHCDLASALHAVGDDDRAIQEFQKAIDLKPGHVDALYNLGGLNMDAGRFVRAAEMYTRVLSIRPNHWRAQLNKAVALLGQGESEEAKKALKEAFKMTQRVEVYDAISHLKTLQKKKPKASKGKDDGQGEQAYVVVEASKFKRVGRKTTLRQDLANALDIRAFERMTKLGHCDVELVRKEMNETDVPVSYSGTGIPEKSIRKAALEVILRRLLSFLKPDTFQGAIKAINERILSVLDAPGSGRVDLGMFFAIIAPICSGPVERRKRVVFDALLWRPASEGGNGQIRRSDALTYIKLLRAVYIPTHGASDMLEMHGESDPTMVSYTEFLEMFNDPDWGFGILSTLVKLEESDHIRHGRHTCSICRYPIIGSRFKETKHSFSLCNRCYSEGKVPSAFKLEEYRFKEYGNESEALIDKCMCFNSKKLETDA
- the LOC120689859 gene encoding ASC1-like protein 3, which produces MVGVSGAEAVSVAVLFSFAFICARFLLDRLVYKPLAVYLFSTKASKLMNDEVRQAKIVKFSESIWKLTYYASVQAWVLMIIKQEPWSLDKMQYFNGWPNQPIPRILMLFYMCQCGFYVYSIGALVAWETRRKDFAVMMSHHVITSALIGVSYLTGFFRIGTIILALHDTSDVFLETAKLCKYTEKELGASLFFGLFAISWLLLRLIYFPFWIIKTSSYHSITFLRKLDEFPTTLYYILNTMLLTLLVFHVYWGKLICLMIMRQLNNKGQVTDDVRSDSEDDE